A genomic window from Candidatus Denitrolinea symbiosum includes:
- a CDS encoding alpha-glucosidase/alpha-galactosidase: MTKITFIGAGSLGFTGELVRDILTFPLLQDATISLMDIHAERLEWAKRGVEKLIEANQAPAKVEATLDRAEALKDADVVLTTILAGSTEVWRHDIEIPKKYGIDVNVGDTRGPSGIFRFLRTINPMLDIVRDMEKYCPNALLLNYTNPMAMLCAALQRQTFIPVTGLCHSVQGTAMMLAEWIGAPFDEIDYLCAGINHQAWYLEYKWNGKDAYPLIHKAITERPEIYNAEQVRNEMFLAIGKYVTESSGHNSEYNPWFRKRPDLIEKYCTHGTNWNPGEYAYILKEYQHNEATWQDQVKERLAQPLTAEDLERGHEYAAYIINALKGGEMFKFNGNVRNTNLITNLPQGACVEVPVVVDKAGIHPIHVGALPPETALLTQLSSGIEELAIEASIAGDPVAVYRAIAHDPLTSAVLSLAEIRQMTNELFAQHKDYLPQFKHHAV; the protein is encoded by the coding sequence ATGACCAAAATCACCTTCATCGGCGCGGGGAGCCTCGGCTTTACGGGCGAACTCGTGCGCGACATTCTCACTTTCCCGCTTTTGCAGGACGCGACCATCTCGCTCATGGACATCCACGCCGAGCGGTTGGAGTGGGCGAAAAGGGGAGTCGAAAAGCTGATCGAAGCGAATCAGGCGCCTGCGAAGGTCGAAGCGACGCTCGACCGCGCCGAAGCGCTCAAAGACGCGGACGTCGTCCTTACGACGATTCTCGCGGGCTCCACCGAAGTCTGGCGTCACGACATCGAGATCCCCAAAAAATACGGCATTGACGTCAACGTCGGCGACACGCGTGGGCCCAGCGGAATCTTCCGTTTTCTGCGCACGATCAACCCGATGCTCGACATCGTTCGCGACATGGAAAAATATTGCCCGAACGCGTTGCTGTTGAATTACACCAACCCTATGGCGATGCTGTGCGCCGCCCTGCAAAGACAGACGTTCATCCCCGTCACAGGACTTTGCCATTCGGTGCAAGGCACTGCCATGATGCTCGCCGAATGGATCGGCGCGCCGTTCGACGAAATTGATTATCTGTGCGCGGGTATCAACCATCAGGCATGGTATCTCGAATACAAATGGAACGGCAAGGACGCTTATCCGCTCATCCATAAAGCCATCACCGAGCGACCTGAAATTTACAACGCCGAGCAGGTCCGCAATGAAATGTTTCTCGCCATCGGCAAATACGTCACCGAGTCGAGCGGACACAACTCCGAATACAACCCGTGGTTCCGCAAACGCCCCGACCTGATCGAAAAATATTGCACGCACGGAACGAACTGGAATCCAGGCGAGTACGCCTACATCTTGAAAGAATATCAACATAATGAAGCGACGTGGCAGGATCAAGTGAAAGAGCGTCTCGCGCAACCGCTGACCGCCGAAGACCTCGAACGCGGACACGAATATGCCGCGTACATCATCAACGCGCTCAAAGGCGGCGAGATGTTCAAGTTCAACGGCAACGTCCGCAACACAAACCTCATCACCAACCTTCCACAGGGCGCGTGCGTCGAAGTCCCCGTCGTCGTGGACAAGGCTGGCATTCATCCCATCCACGTCGGCGCTTTGCCTCCCGAAACCGCCCTGCTCACGCAACTCTCCAGCGGCATCGAAGAACTCGCCATCGAAGCCTCCATCGCGGGCGATCCCGTCGCCGTCTATCGCGCCATCGCGCACGACCCGCTCACCTCGGCGGTCTTATCCCTTGC
- a CDS encoding ABC transporter permease has product MSSQSPFSVFGTLLPRKARSLLQKNPCTISTWNDYLWPLIVLTSPEKRTIPLLVVWFQTQHVSNQGLVLAASILTLLPIFFVYIFLQRWIVDQATQSAFK; this is encoded by the coding sequence TTGTCTTCCCAGAGCCCCTTCTCCGTTTTTGGGACTCTCCTTCCGAGGAAAGCCAGATCACTTTTACAGAAAAATCCTTGCACTATCTCCACCTGGAACGATTACCTCTGGCCCCTCATCGTCCTCACCTCGCCTGAAAAACGCACCATCCCGTTATTGGTTGTCTGGTTCCAAACCCAACACGTCTCCAATCAAGGACTCGTCCTCGCCGCCTCCATCCTCACCCTCCTGCCGATCTTCTTCGTCTACATCTTCCTCCAACGCTGGATCGTAGACCAAGCGACTCAGTCCGCATTCAAATAA
- a CDS encoding transposase, IS256 family: MTYQNDCTLPNEVLEQISEQGLDYLPELMRVIVNAAMKAERQQYLGVAPYERSEQRRDQANGFKPKTVRTRMGAIEFAVPQVRTGDYYPQALEKGLRSERALTMALAEMYVQGTSTRKVNAIVEKLCGSQVSSSLVSKATSELDVLLEAWQNRPLGEIRYLFLDARYEKVRMDGQVVDAAVLIAQAVDPLGKRRILGVRIGLGEAEIFWRAFLQSLIQRGLSGVRLITSDAHAGLRQALRAVFGGVLWQRCQYHLQQNATSYVPRREMLTEVAADIRRVFNAPDRPTAEAYLKQTVQKYAQSASRLADWMETNLPEGLTVFAFPEAHRRKLRTNNTQERLNREIGRRTNVVSIFPNEAACLRLVSAILMEQDEEWQMGRVYLSMDENPPPK, translated from the coding sequence ATGACCTACCAAAATGATTGTACCTTACCAAACGAAGTTTTGGAGCAGATCAGCGAGCAAGGCTTGGATTACTTGCCCGAGTTGATGCGCGTCATCGTCAATGCGGCGATGAAAGCGGAGCGACAGCAATACCTGGGAGTGGCGCCTTACGAACGCTCGGAACAGCGACGCGACCAAGCCAACGGGTTCAAGCCGAAAACAGTGCGGACGCGCATGGGCGCGATTGAATTTGCCGTTCCGCAAGTGCGGACTGGGGATTATTATCCACAAGCGCTGGAAAAAGGGTTGCGTAGTGAACGCGCCCTGACGATGGCGTTAGCCGAGATGTATGTGCAAGGGACCTCGACCCGCAAAGTGAATGCCATTGTCGAGAAGTTGTGCGGCAGCCAGGTATCGAGCAGTCTGGTGAGCAAGGCCACCTCGGAGTTGGATGTCTTGCTGGAAGCCTGGCAGAATCGACCGTTGGGAGAAATCCGCTACCTGTTTTTGGATGCCCGCTACGAGAAAGTGCGGATGGATGGACAGGTGGTAGATGCGGCCGTTTTGATCGCCCAGGCAGTGGATCCACTCGGCAAACGGAGGATTTTGGGCGTGAGGATAGGTCTGGGTGAGGCCGAAATCTTCTGGCGCGCCTTCCTGCAAAGCCTGATCCAGCGCGGCCTGAGCGGTGTGCGTCTGATTACCAGCGACGCTCACGCTGGTTTGCGGCAAGCGTTGCGGGCGGTGTTTGGAGGCGTTCTCTGGCAGCGCTGCCAATACCATCTGCAACAGAATGCAACCAGCTACGTTCCTCGCCGCGAGATGTTGACAGAAGTGGCCGCGGACATTCGCAGAGTGTTCAATGCCCCCGACCGTCCGACGGCCGAAGCCTACTTGAAGCAAACGGTTCAAAAGTATGCTCAAAGCGCTTCCCGCCTGGCGGACTGGATGGAAACCAACCTGCCCGAAGGACTGACCGTGTTCGCCTTTCCCGAAGCGCACCGCAGGAAACTGCGCACCAACAACACCCAGGAACGCTTGAACCGCGAAATTGGACGGCGCACCAACGTGGTGAGCATCTTTCCCAATGAAGCCGCCTGTTTGCGTTTGGTGAGCGCCATCCTGATGGAACAGGATGAGGAATGGCAGATGGGTCGAGTCTATCTTTCGATGGACGAAAACCCTCCTCCTAAATGA
- a CDS encoding fructoselysine-6-P-deglycase FrlB: protein MQPSNYHTYNEIKSQTEAWAQALEVVRASNTPRAGGYDRVIFTGCSSTYYLSLAAAALYTELTGRAAQAVSGGELLLNPQTVVGRDSISPYLLIAVSRSGTTTETLKAVEKFKNEKRGDVVVISNYNEALSQMADFNFVMDKGQEQSVAQTRSFASMYVVAAALAAKMAGRDDLLEAMGKLPEIGNSVIGNYESYARSIGENLEFDRFYFLGSGIRYGLACEVNLKMKEMTLTHSEPFHFLEFRHGPMSMVGKSTVVCGLVSTANHQHEAKALEEMKALGGTVSAVGEKEADVCFESNIPEEVRGVLYLPVLQLMSFYRSLAKGLNPDRPNNLTAVVKLDF, encoded by the coding sequence ATGCAACCATCAAACTACCACACTTACAACGAAATCAAATCGCAGACTGAAGCGTGGGCGCAGGCGCTGGAGGTTGTTCGCGCTTCGAACACGCCCAGGGCTGGCGGATATGACCGCGTCATCTTTACTGGCTGTAGCTCCACGTACTACCTTTCGCTCGCGGCGGCGGCGTTGTACACCGAGTTGACGGGGCGCGCGGCGCAAGCCGTCTCTGGCGGGGAGTTGTTGTTGAATCCGCAGACGGTTGTAGGGCGAGATAGTATCTCGCCTTACTTACTCATTGCCGTCAGCCGTTCGGGCACGACAACCGAAACGTTGAAAGCGGTCGAGAAATTCAAGAATGAAAAGCGCGGCGATGTAGTTGTAATTAGTAATTACAACGAAGCTCTTTCACAGATGGCGGACTTTAATTTTGTGATGGATAAGGGACAGGAACAGTCCGTCGCGCAGACGCGTTCGTTCGCTTCGATGTACGTGGTGGCGGCGGCGTTGGCGGCGAAGATGGCAGGCAGGGATGATCTGCTGGAGGCGATGGGGAAATTGCCAGAGATTGGTAATTCGGTGATTGGTAATTATGAATCGTATGCCAGATCAATTGGCGAGAATTTGGAGTTCGATAGATTTTATTTTCTCGGTTCAGGTATCCGCTACGGACTTGCCTGCGAAGTGAATCTCAAAATGAAAGAGATGACTCTCACGCACAGCGAACCGTTTCACTTTTTAGAGTTCCGTCACGGACCGATGAGCATGGTCGGCAAGTCAACCGTCGTTTGCGGTCTGGTGTCCACGGCGAATCATCAGCACGAGGCGAAGGCGCTCGAAGAGATGAAAGCGCTTGGGGGAACTGTATCAGCCGTCGGTGAGAAAGAAGCGGATGTCTGTTTTGAGTCCAATATCCCAGAGGAGGTGCGCGGCGTCCTATATCTTCCCGTCCTGCAATTGATGTCGTTCTATCGTTCGTTGGCGAAAGGTTTGAATCCCGACCGCCCAAACAATTTAACGGCGGTCGTGAAATTAGATTTCTAA
- a CDS encoding amidohydrolase gives MLLENFRPQSKLVTKTTLVDKPKFPVIDAHNHLGEPFGGGWDDKPLTELLDLLDEAGVTHYVDLDGGWGEDILHRHLDHFKAKAPERFQIFGGVDWSKWESMGDGFAEWAANRLRVQKEAGAQGLKIWKPFGLHVKDEKGRVVDVDDARLIPIWETAGELGLPVLIHVADPVAFFDPIDETNERWEELGNHPDWAFTSPPFPSFMHIMNSFKNLVARHRNTTFIGAHVGCYGENLGWVGQMLDDCPNYYIDISARLGELGRQPYTARKFFIQYQDRILYGSDMSPNLDAYRLSYRLLETDDEYFNYNVSETPRQGRFYAYGLYLPDDVLKKIYRDNAVRVLKIE, from the coding sequence ATGCTCCTCGAAAATTTTCGTCCGCAATCGAAACTGGTTACAAAGACCACGCTGGTTGACAAACCGAAATTCCCCGTCATTGACGCGCACAACCATCTCGGCGAACCGTTTGGCGGCGGCTGGGATGACAAACCGTTGACCGAACTGCTCGACCTGCTCGACGAAGCGGGCGTAACTCATTACGTTGACCTCGACGGCGGTTGGGGCGAGGATATTTTGCATCGGCATCTCGATCATTTCAAAGCGAAAGCACCCGAGCGGTTTCAGATCTTCGGCGGCGTGGATTGGTCGAAGTGGGAAAGCATGGGCGATGGATTCGCTGAATGGGCGGCGAACAGGTTGAGGGTCCAGAAGGAAGCGGGCGCGCAGGGACTCAAAATCTGGAAGCCGTTCGGGTTGCACGTCAAAGATGAAAAGGGGCGAGTGGTTGACGTGGACGATGCGCGCCTTATCCCGATTTGGGAAACGGCTGGCGAGTTGGGTTTGCCCGTGTTGATCCACGTCGCCGACCCTGTCGCGTTTTTCGACCCGATTGACGAAACGAACGAACGTTGGGAGGAGTTGGGGAATCACCCCGATTGGGCGTTTACCAGCCCGCCGTTCCCGTCGTTCATGCATATCATGAACAGTTTCAAAAATTTAGTAGCGCGTCATCGCAATACGACTTTCATCGGCGCGCATGTTGGGTGTTACGGCGAAAATCTCGGCTGGGTGGGGCAGATGCTCGACGATTGCCCGAACTATTACATTGATATTTCGGCGCGGCTGGGCGAGTTGGGAAGACAGCCCTACACCGCGCGGAAATTTTTCATCCAATATCAAGACCGCATCTTGTACGGCTCGGATATGAGTCCCAACCTTGACGCGTATCGTTTGAGTTATCGCCTGCTCGAAACGGATGATGAATATTTCAATTACAACGTCAGCGAAACGCCGAGGCAGGGACGATTCTATGCCTACGGTTTGTATCTGCCCGATGATGTGTTGAAGAAGATCTATCGTGACAATGCGGTGAGGGTGTTGAAGATTGAGTGA
- a CDS encoding DeoR/GlpR transcriptional regulator produces the protein MSDFTPTPERQKQIHSLLERQGRLSVAEIVEQFEISEATARRDLESLASQGKAQRVHGGVIAVEQAPPELPILQREVEQTDEKSSIGRAAADLIADGETVFLGSGTTVLEAAKHLRERKNLTVVTNSLPVLNALAGVKDITVVSLGGQLRESELSFIGHITEQALAELRVDKVLMGTRGISLKHGLTNDYLPETQTDRAILKIGRQLIIIADHSKVNRVSTALLAPLKAVHTFVTDSRADKKFLQALKKLGIEVIIA, from the coding sequence ATGAGCGATTTCACGCCCACCCCTGAACGCCAAAAACAGATCCATTCCCTGCTGGAGCGGCAGGGACGCCTCAGCGTGGCTGAGATCGTCGAGCAGTTTGAGATCAGCGAGGCGACGGCGCGGCGCGATTTGGAATCGCTCGCTTCGCAGGGCAAAGCCCAGCGCGTGCATGGCGGCGTCATCGCGGTGGAACAGGCGCCGCCCGAACTGCCCATCCTTCAGCGCGAGGTCGAACAGACTGATGAAAAATCAAGCATTGGGCGCGCGGCGGCGGATTTGATCGCGGACGGCGAGACCGTTTTCCTCGGCTCAGGCACGACCGTACTTGAAGCGGCGAAACATTTACGCGAGCGCAAAAATCTCACCGTCGTCACCAATTCCCTGCCCGTGTTAAACGCGCTGGCGGGCGTCAAAGACATTACGGTCGTTTCATTGGGCGGACAACTACGCGAGAGCGAACTTTCCTTCATCGGTCACATCACAGAACAAGCGCTGGCAGAACTGCGCGTGGATAAGGTCCTCATGGGCACGCGCGGCATCAGCCTGAAACACGGGCTGACCAACGATTACCTGCCAGAGACTCAAACCGACCGCGCCATCCTGAAGATCGGACGCCAACTCATCATCATCGCCGACCACTCGAAAGTGAACCGCGTTTCGACTGCGCTTCTTGCCCCATTGAAGGCTGTTCACACCTTCGTGACAGATTCGCGTGCCGACAAGAAATTCCTGCAAGCGCTGAAGAAACTCGGAATCGAAGTCATCATTGCATAA
- a CDS encoding transposase, IS66 family, which produces MREYEAEVWVSDCWKAQLNAPAKTPQICLAHQIRNLQGLIEKRPRLQWAQDMQALSRKAIHLGKRRTQLTKEGFAKQAVILEKRLKQLLQRTFRGLGANLLKRYRKHRDALLVFLHHVDVPAHNNACERALRPSVIHRKVMGSFRSDWVAQGYAALATILNTAKRHGQSTFQKLVALMGQPVLPFIEASA; this is translated from the coding sequence GCCAGCCAAGACGCCCCAGATTTGCCTGGCGCATCAAATCCGCAACCTGCAAGGGCTGATCGAAAAGCGGCCACGTTTACAATGGGCGCAAGACATGCAGGCGCTCTCCCGAAAGGCAATTCATTTGGGCAAGCGGCGAACGCAATTGACAAAAGAAGGATTTGCAAAGCAAGCGGTAATTCTGGAAAAACGCTTGAAACAACTCTTGCAACGAACCTTCCGCGGGTTGGGGGCCAATCTGCTCAAACGCTATCGCAAGCATCGGGATGCCTTATTGGTCTTCCTGCATCATGTAGATGTGCCTGCCCACAATAATGCCTGCGAACGCGCCTTGCGTCCGTCTGTCATTCATCGTAAAGTCATGGGGAGTTTCCGCTCCGATTGGGTAGCACAAGGCTATGCGGCTTTAGCAACCATCCTGAATACTGCCAAGCGACATGGACAAAGCACATTTCAAAAACTGGTCGCCTTGATGGGTCAGCCCGTCTTGCCGTTCATCGAAGCGTCAGCGTGA